A single genomic interval of Lacrimispora sphenoides JCM 1415 harbors:
- a CDS encoding IS3 family transposase has protein sequence MQKAEKSEEDMRPVSVSGMLKILGISRSGYHAWLKRLPSYQKKRKEAIQDKIQIIHDESKQNYGAPKITMELRKSGEIISERTMSKYMKEMGIKAKWVKPYTITTKDSDFSHSLKNILDENFNPDRPNAVWCSDITYILTIDGFVNLTSMIDLFSRKIIVWTLSKTLEVSYVIETINRAKARRSMDLPLIMHSDHGSQYVSKQYRKATEKMQCSYSKKAFLWDNACIESFHSMIKREWLNRFEIQSFRHAYQLVFEYLEAFYNTKRIHSHCDDMPPNDFERLYQKSLADGILLVG, from the coding sequence ATTCAAAAGGCAGAGAAATCAGAAGAAGATATGCGCCCTGTCTCTGTCTCCGGAATGCTCAAAATCTTAGGCATATCAAGGTCGGGATATCATGCATGGCTAAAACGTTTGCCATCGTACCAGAAAAAACGTAAGGAAGCAATTCAGGATAAAATACAAATAATCCATGATGAATCGAAGCAGAATTATGGAGCTCCTAAAATAACCATGGAACTTCGCAAAAGCGGTGAAATCATCTCCGAAAGAACCATGAGCAAGTATATGAAGGAAATGGGGATAAAAGCCAAATGGGTAAAGCCCTATACGATCACAACCAAAGATTCTGACTTTAGTCATTCCTTGAAAAATATCCTTGATGAAAACTTCAATCCTGACAGGCCCAATGCCGTATGGTGCAGCGATATCACTTATATATTGACGATAGATGGATTTGTCAATCTGACCAGCATGATAGATTTATTTTCCAGGAAAATCATTGTCTGGACGTTATCAAAAACACTGGAAGTATCCTATGTAATTGAAACTATAAATAGAGCAAAAGCAAGAAGAAGCATGGATTTACCATTGATCATGCATAGCGACCATGGAAGTCAGTATGTTTCTAAACAGTACAGGAAAGCAACTGAAAAAATGCAGTGTAGTTATTCTAAAAAGGCTTTTCTATGGGACAATGCCTGCATTGAGTCTTTCCATTCAATGATAAAAAGAGAATGGCTGAACCGGTTTGAAATACAAAGTTTCAGGCATGCCTATCAACTCGTATTCGAATATTTGGAAGCTTTCTACAATACTAAAAGGATTCACAGTCACTGTGACGACATGCCGCCAAATGACTTTGAAAGGCTGTATCAAAAGAGCCTGGCTGATGGAATTTTACTTGTAGGTTGA
- a CDS encoding 4Fe-4S dicluster domain-containing protein, translated as MCPKSAISMVEDEEGFEYPQVDEAKCIRCYMCLKVCPIKAVKR; from the coding sequence ATCTGCCCAAAATCTGCTATATCTATGGTAGAAGATGAGGAGGGATTTGAGTATCCTCAGGTGGATGAAGCAAAATGCATAAGGTGTTATATGTGCTTGAAAGTATGTCCAATTAAGGCGGTAAAAAGATAA
- a CDS encoding VanZ family protein: MIQTKGKDHKRTYLTVTNKTMINKILYKIIAQDIIEPLLYLPKGLLYGAILIVVLILINELWYQFRKSLLIFPIKVICLGLFIAYIYTLLQQSYFSRLPGSRNTVSLILGETWQGSVRSKAYVIENILMMIPFGVLLPSVLKPAENIFCCIPLGFFFSVSLEYAQFLSQRGHMQVDDVLMNVIGTVIGYLFFVSVKLLRRFSKYLKEK, from the coding sequence ATGATACAAACAAAGGGGAAAGACCATAAAAGAACATACTTGACGGTTACGAATAAAACAATGATAAATAAAATATTATATAAAATTATAGCACAAGATATAATAGAACCGCTTTTATACTTACCAAAAGGGCTGTTATATGGTGCAATACTGATTGTGGTTCTTATACTAATAAACGAATTATGGTACCAGTTCAGAAAAAGTCTGCTCATATTTCCAATAAAGGTAATTTGCTTGGGGTTATTTATAGCATACATATATACATTGCTTCAACAGTCCTATTTTTCCCGCCTTCCAGGCTCAAGAAATACGGTTAGCTTGATTTTGGGAGAAACGTGGCAAGGTAGTGTTCGTAGTAAGGCTTATGTTATTGAAAATATTTTGATGATGATCCCATTCGGAGTTCTTCTTCCAAGCGTTCTTAAACCTGCGGAAAATATTTTTTGCTGTATTCCGTTAGGATTTTTCTTTTCGGTTAGCCTAGAGTATGCTCAATTTCTTTCCCAACGTGGTCATATGCAGGTAGACGATGTTTTAATGAATGTAATAGGAACGGTTATAGGATATCTATTCTTTGTTTCTGTGAAACTTTTACGCAGATTCAGTAAATATCTTAAAGAGAAATAG
- a CDS encoding N-acetylmuramoyl-L-alanine amidase family protein encodes MKMKKLVVAALAAAITVGSALPASAAWVQSGSEWRYQNQDGSWQANKWFQEDGKWYHFDANGNAQKGWLKDTDGKWYFFAYNGIMQTGLIKVNDNVYYMNADGSLFSGSMKIGKVEYNFTENGTTNGKPSVGASQTFGSNGNQTNVIVGGGGYSRSGGSSNSGPVVDNVKDNVQKAVEDAVAANKQNEFVSTTITGQKVNITVKADQTETTLKEVLGEAEDVLSGILATDGVEGVTFGGTAITANDNIKDKIKAAAISAGLTPDTLLSGVEKSYKVTVTLSGGQQTDYTISVK; translated from the coding sequence ATGAAGATGAAAAAGCTAGTGGTAGCAGCATTAGCCGCAGCAATCACTGTTGGCAGTGCATTGCCAGCATCTGCTGCATGGGTTCAGTCTGGTTCCGAATGGAGATATCAGAACCAGGACGGAAGCTGGCAGGCAAACAAGTGGTTTCAGGAGGATGGCAAGTGGTATCATTTTGATGCCAATGGCAATGCACAGAAGGGCTGGTTAAAGGATACTGATGGTAAGTGGTATTTCTTTGCATACAATGGTATTATGCAGACAGGTCTGATCAAAGTTAATGACAATGTGTATTACATGAATGCTGACGGCTCACTTTTTTCTGGTAGTATGAAGATTGGGAAAGTGGAATATAACTTTACCGAGAATGGAACTACAAACGGAAAACCGTCCGTAGGTGCATCTCAGACCTTTGGAAGTAATGGAAACCAGACTAATGTAATTGTTGGTGGGGGTGGATATTCCCGTTCAGGTGGCAGCAGTAATAGTGGACCAGTCGTTGATAATGTAAAAGATAACGTACAGAAGGCTGTTGAAGATGCAGTAGCAGCTAATAAGCAGAATGAATTCGTTTCTACTACAATAACTGGACAAAAAGTTAATATTACAGTTAAAGCTGATCAAACAGAGACCACATTAAAAGAAGTATTAGGCGAAGCAGAAGACGTATTATCAGGAATTCTTGCTACAGATGGTGTGGAAGGTGTTACATTTGGAGGAACCGCAATTACCGCTAACGACAACATCAAGGATAAAATTAAGGCAGCAGCTATAAGTGCAGGCCTTACCCCTGATACTTTACTGAGTGGAGTTGAAAAATCTTACAAAGTAACAGTTACGTTAAGTGGCGGACAGCAGACAGATTACACTATTTCTGTTAAATAA
- a CDS encoding CpsB/CapC family capsule biosynthesis tyrosine phosphatase, protein MEQNYYFDIHCHLIPGVDDGAKNIEESLAALKEEYDQNVRRIICTPHVTANITSLKAESIKATFDELKSRLKNTEFGHEMELYLGCELMYSESLAERLEAGEIWTMSGSSYILVEFLPTVPYEELYRAVRKLSAKGYIPILAHIERYLCLYKRMERIRDLQESGAYFQVNASSLKGDILNKKTAYIKKLCKSGLVHFLATDSHGMVYRQPDIKKGAEWVIHNCDSQVGQKILYQNGIAVLNDIII, encoded by the coding sequence TTGGAGCAGAATTATTATTTTGATATACATTGTCATTTGATACCTGGAGTGGACGACGGTGCAAAGAATATAGAGGAAAGCCTGGCTGCTTTGAAGGAAGAGTACGATCAGAATGTCAGACGGATAATCTGTACCCCTCATGTGACGGCGAATATTACTTCGCTGAAAGCAGAAAGCATAAAAGCTACTTTTGATGAATTGAAAAGCCGATTAAAAAATACAGAATTTGGCCATGAAATGGAGCTCTATTTAGGGTGTGAGCTCATGTATTCAGAGAGCCTCGCAGAACGGCTGGAAGCTGGAGAAATTTGGACTATGTCTGGATCAAGTTATATTCTGGTCGAATTTTTGCCTACTGTTCCATATGAGGAACTATACCGTGCAGTGAGAAAATTATCTGCAAAGGGATATATTCCGATTCTGGCTCACATTGAGCGCTATCTTTGCCTGTACAAAAGGATGGAGCGGATTCGTGACCTGCAGGAATCAGGAGCATACTTCCAGGTTAATGCTTCCAGTTTAAAGGGAGACATATTAAATAAAAAAACAGCTTATATAAAGAAGCTATGCAAGTCAGGTCTGGTTCATTTCCTTGCTACAGACAGTCATGGCATGGTGTACCGGCAGCCGGATATAAAAAAGGGTGCCGAATGGGTGATACACAATTGCGATTCCCAGGTAGGGCAAAAGATATTGTACCAGAATGGAATTGCCGTGTTGAATGATATCATTATTTAA
- a CDS encoding YveK family protein yields MGTNQDDEIEIDLIELFYVLKRKIWIVLLTGILGAVSFGLFTAMVLEPVFTSSTMLYIVNKTTTLTSLTDLQLGTQLTKDYKVLVTSRPVTNQVISDLDLNMSHEQLVKKIKVENPTDTRILTISVEDSDPYMAKSIADDVAKVASARMAQIMDSVPPNIVEEGYLPTEKTRPSVTKSSLLGGFAGVFLSALIILVLFIMNDTVKTPEDVEKYLGLNTLAAIPLFEENGSMQKKRRKRNSGRGGMVK; encoded by the coding sequence ATGGGAACCAATCAGGACGATGAGATTGAGATAGATTTAATAGAGTTATTTTATGTTTTAAAACGGAAAATATGGATTGTTCTATTGACAGGCATTTTAGGAGCAGTTTCCTTCGGCTTATTTACAGCAATGGTTTTGGAACCGGTTTTTACCTCTTCCACCATGCTCTATATAGTTAATAAAACCACTACACTGACTTCTCTGACGGATCTGCAGCTGGGGACTCAGCTTACAAAGGATTATAAGGTGCTGGTGACCAGCAGGCCGGTTACGAACCAGGTCATTTCAGATCTGGATTTAAATATGTCTCATGAACAGCTTGTGAAAAAAATTAAGGTAGAAAACCCTACAGATACCAGGATTCTTACTATATCAGTAGAGGATTCAGACCCTTATATGGCTAAAAGCATTGCGGATGATGTAGCAAAGGTAGCATCTGCCAGAATGGCACAAATCATGGATTCTGTTCCGCCGAATATCGTGGAGGAAGGATATCTGCCGACAGAAAAAACCAGGCCAAGTGTTACAAAAAGTTCTTTATTGGGCGGCTTTGCAGGTGTATTTCTGTCTGCATTAATCATACTGGTGTTATTTATTATGAATGATACGGTTAAAACTCCCGAGGATGTAGAAAAGTACCTGGGGCTGAACACGCTGGCTGCTATTCCATTGTTTGAAGAGAATGGTTCCATGCAGAAGAAAAGACGAAAGAGGAACTCTGGGAGAGGAGGTATGGTGAAATGA
- a CDS encoding polysaccharide biosynthesis tyrosine autokinase — protein sequence MRKVSFRRKDKLDFKANEAFKTLRTNILFSGKDIKVLTLTSSTPNEGKTSISFQLASSFAAADNRVLFVDADIRKSVIAGRYKVDGNTYGLTHYMTGQRSMEEVICQTDIKNMDIILAGPVSPNPTELLGGPLFAKLLEEQRDNYDYIIVDAPPLGSVIDAALIARYVDGAIIVVESAVISYKMLQRVKEQLEKSECRILGVVLNKIDMEHDAYYGNYYGKYYGKYYGNYGE from the coding sequence ATGAGAAAAGTTTCATTCCGCAGAAAGGATAAGCTTGATTTTAAAGCAAATGAAGCATTTAAAACATTAAGAACAAATATTCTTTTTTCAGGTAAGGATATAAAAGTATTGACCCTTACCAGTTCCACTCCCAATGAAGGAAAAACCTCTATTTCATTTCAGCTTGCCAGTTCTTTTGCGGCGGCGGATAACCGGGTATTATTTGTAGATGCAGATATCAGAAAATCTGTTATTGCAGGCCGCTATAAGGTAGATGGTAATACATATGGACTGACCCATTATATGACAGGCCAGAGATCGATGGAAGAGGTAATCTGCCAGACAGATATCAAGAACATGGATATAATCCTTGCAGGACCTGTTTCTCCTAACCCTACGGAACTTCTTGGAGGGCCCTTGTTTGCAAAACTTCTGGAAGAACAACGGGATAATTATGACTACATCATTGTCGATGCTCCTCCTCTTGGGAGTGTAATCGATGCGGCCCTGATTGCAAGATATGTGGATGGTGCAATCATTGTCGTGGAAAGCGCGGTGATAAGTTATAAAATGCTGCAAAGAGTAAAAGAACAGCTGGAAAAAAGTGAATGCCGTATTTTAGGAGTGGTATTAAATAAGATAGATATGGAGCATGATGCTTATTACGGAAATTATTACGGGAAATATTATGGGAAGTATTACGGAAACTATGGAGAATAA
- a CDS encoding MerR family transcriptional regulator, producing the protein MPVNPYYTSGQFAKKANVSIRTVRYYDKQGLLKPSGMSEGGYRLYTDSDFAKLQKILSLKYLGFSLDEIRSITINDNDNDYVEGSLRLQLNLIRKRIEHLKLVEQTLTETSKLVTDNQSVDWNKILHLIHITNMERSLVEQYKDAANINIRIGLHKKYTKNPTGWFQWLYDLMEPLDGKSVLELGCGNGELWRANWNRLPADTKICLSDLSEGMIRDVEESLKNVPGSFSFEVFDCRQIPKPDSSFHIVTANHVLFYLTNLEGALDQVQRVLKPEGVFYCSTYGSDHMKEISQLVKEFDSRIALSEVNLYDVFGLENGEEILKGHFHSVEKREYMDYLEVSDPGALMEYILSCHGNQQEYLSDRYEEFREFLKKKMEKKGFIHITKRAGAFICRK; encoded by the coding sequence ATGCCGGTGAACCCATATTATACCTCGGGTCAGTTCGCCAAAAAGGCCAATGTTTCCATTCGCACCGTCCGGTATTACGATAAGCAGGGACTATTAAAACCTTCCGGAATGAGTGAGGGAGGATACCGGCTCTATACGGATTCTGATTTTGCTAAGCTTCAAAAAATTCTTTCCTTAAAGTACCTGGGCTTTTCCTTAGATGAAATCCGCTCCATTACCATCAATGACAATGACAATGATTATGTGGAAGGTTCTCTTCGGCTTCAATTAAATCTAATCAGAAAGAGGATCGAACACTTAAAGCTTGTGGAGCAGACCCTAACGGAGACGTCAAAACTGGTGACGGATAATCAGTCTGTGGACTGGAATAAAATTCTTCACTTAATCCATATTACCAATATGGAACGGTCCCTTGTGGAGCAATATAAGGATGCGGCCAACATAAACATTCGGATCGGGCTTCACAAAAAGTATACGAAGAATCCTACTGGGTGGTTTCAGTGGCTGTATGATCTAATGGAACCTTTGGATGGAAAAAGTGTTCTGGAGCTGGGATGCGGCAATGGGGAACTGTGGCGTGCAAACTGGAACAGGCTGCCGGCGGATACGAAGATCTGCCTGTCTGACCTTTCAGAAGGGATGATCCGGGATGTGGAAGAAAGTTTAAAAAACGTTCCCGGCTCCTTTTCCTTTGAAGTGTTTGACTGCCGTCAGATCCCAAAGCCTGATAGTAGCTTTCATATTGTGACCGCCAATCATGTACTGTTTTATTTAACGAATTTAGAGGGGGCATTGGATCAGGTGCAGAGAGTCCTAAAACCTGAGGGCGTTTTTTACTGCAGCACTTACGGCTCGGATCATATGAAGGAGATCAGCCAGCTGGTTAAAGAATTCGATTCCAGAATTGCTCTATCCGAAGTGAATCTGTATGATGTCTTTGGGCTTGAGAATGGGGAAGAGATTTTAAAAGGTCATTTTCATTCTGTGGAAAAGAGGGAGTATATGGATTATCTGGAAGTCAGTGACCCGGGCGCTCTTATGGAGTATATACTTTCCTGTCATGGAAACCAACAAGAATATTTAAGTGACCGATATGAGGAATTCCGGGAATTTTTAAAGAAAAAGATGGAAAAGAAGGGTTTTATCCATATTACAAAACGGGCCGGGGCATTTATCTGCAGAAAGTAA
- the rfbA gene encoding glucose-1-phosphate thymidylyltransferase RfbA — protein MKGIILAGGSGTRLYPLTMVTSKQLLPIYDKPMIYYPLSVLMNAGIRDILIISTPDDTPRFEALLGDGGQFGIRLSYAVQPSPDGLAQAFIIGEEFIGDDSVAMILGDNIFAGHGLNKRLLNAANKKDGATVFGYYVDDPERFGIVEFDSDGKAISIEEKPAKPKSNYCVTGLYFYDNKVVEYAKNLKPSARGELEITDLNRIYLEEGMLDVELLGQGFTWLDTGTHESLADATDFVRTMETHQHRKIACLEEIAYLNHWITKDQLLENIEPLKKNQYGQYLMDVLAGKYIDKLHG, from the coding sequence ATGAAGGGAATTATACTTGCCGGAGGCTCCGGCACCAGACTTTACCCGCTGACCATGGTAACTTCCAAACAGTTACTGCCTATTTATGACAAGCCGATGATATATTATCCCCTGTCCGTTCTAATGAACGCAGGTATCAGGGATATCCTGATCATCTCAACGCCTGATGACACGCCGCGTTTTGAAGCACTTTTAGGAGATGGAGGACAATTTGGCATCCGCTTATCTTATGCGGTCCAGCCTTCCCCAGATGGTCTTGCACAGGCATTTATCATTGGAGAGGAATTCATTGGAGACGACAGCGTGGCCATGATCCTTGGAGATAATATTTTCGCAGGACATGGACTTAACAAACGACTGTTAAATGCGGCTAACAAAAAGGATGGGGCTACTGTATTCGGCTATTATGTAGATGATCCGGAGCGATTTGGAATCGTGGAATTCGATTCTGACGGAAAGGCAATATCAATTGAAGAAAAGCCGGCAAAGCCAAAGAGCAATTACTGTGTGACCGGACTTTATTTCTATGATAATAAGGTTGTGGAATATGCAAAGAACTTGAAGCCATCGGCCAGGGGTGAACTGGAAATCACGGATTTAAACCGTATTTACCTGGAAGAAGGAATGCTTGATGTGGAGCTTTTAGGCCAGGGCTTTACCTGGCTTGATACAGGGACTCATGAATCTCTGGCAGATGCCACGGATTTTGTACGCACCATGGAGACACACCAGCACAGGAAGATCGCATGTCTGGAGGAAATCGCTTATTTAAATCATTGGATTACAAAGGATCAGCTGTTGGAGAACATTGAACCTTTGAAAAAGAACCAGTACGGACAATATCTGATGGATGTCCTTGCCGGTAAATACATTGACAAGTTACACGGTTAA
- the rfbB gene encoding dTDP-glucose 4,6-dehydratase: MKIIVTGGAGFIGGNFVHHMVNKYPDYQIINLDLLTYAGNLETLKPVEDKPNYKFVKGDIADRSFIFDLFEKEKPDVVVNFAAESHVDRSITDPEAFVRTNVMGTTTLLDACRTYGIKRYHQVSTDEVYGDLPLDRPDLFFTEETPLHTSSPYSSSKASADLFVQAYQRTFGLPVTISRCSNNYGPYHFPEKLIPLIISRALADEELPVYGTGENVRDWLHVSDHCEAIDLIIHKGKAGEVYNVGGHNERTNLEVVKTILKALDKPESLIKFVTDRPGHDRRYAIDPKKLENELSWKPQYNFDSGIRQTIQWYLDNEDWWKHIINGEYQNYFDNMYGKRL, encoded by the coding sequence ATGAAAATTATCGTTACCGGAGGAGCCGGTTTTATCGGTGGAAATTTTGTACATCACATGGTGAATAAGTACCCGGATTATCAGATCATCAATCTGGACCTTTTGACCTATGCAGGAAATTTAGAGACCTTGAAGCCTGTTGAGGATAAACCTAATTATAAATTTGTAAAAGGGGATATTGCAGACAGAAGTTTTATTTTTGATCTCTTTGAGAAGGAAAAACCCGATGTAGTGGTAAACTTTGCGGCAGAGAGCCATGTGGACCGTTCCATTACAGACCCGGAGGCATTTGTAAGAACGAATGTAATGGGAACCACGACTCTTCTTGATGCCTGCCGCACTTATGGAATCAAGCGTTATCATCAGGTTTCTACTGATGAAGTATACGGTGATCTGCCTCTTGACCGCCCGGACTTATTCTTCACAGAGGAAACCCCGCTTCATACCTCAAGCCCTTATTCCTCCTCAAAAGCCAGCGCAGACCTTTTTGTTCAGGCATACCAGAGGACGTTTGGTCTTCCAGTGACCATTTCCAGATGCTCCAATAACTATGGACCGTATCATTTCCCGGAAAAGCTGATTCCTCTTATTATCAGCCGTGCCCTGGCAGATGAAGAGCTTCCGGTATATGGAACAGGGGAAAATGTAAGAGACTGGCTCCATGTTTCCGATCACTGCGAAGCCATTGATCTGATCATTCACAAGGGAAAAGCAGGTGAGGTCTACAATGTAGGCGGACACAACGAGCGCACCAACTTAGAAGTGGTTAAGACCATACTTAAGGCTCTTGATAAACCGGAGAGCTTAATCAAGTTCGTAACCGACCGTCCTGGCCATGACAGACGTTATGCCATTGACCCGAAGAAGCTGGAAAACGAGCTTAGCTGGAAGCCTCAATATAACTTTGATTCCGGAATCCGTCAGACCATTCAGTGGTACTTAGACAATGAGGACTGGTGGAAGCATATCATCAATGGGGAATATCAGAATTATTTTGATAATATGTACGGTAAGCGTTTATAA
- the rfbD gene encoding dTDP-4-dehydrorhamnose reductase produces the protein MKVFVTGVKGQLGFDVVNELNKRGHEAVGVDIDEMDITDKDSVNRVIKAAAPDAVIHCAAYTAVDAAEDNEELCRNVNAKGTEYIAGVCRELDIKMMYISTDYVFNGQGTRPWEPDDERAPLNVYGQTKYEGELAVEENLAKYFIVRIAWVFGVNGKNFIKTMLNLGKTHDKLTVVADQTGSPTYTYDLARLLADMIETEKYGRYHATNEGECTWYEFACEIFRQAGMDVKVEPVGSDQYPAKAKRPANSRMNKDKLEENGFLPLPSWQDALKRYLEVVFPG, from the coding sequence ATGAAAGTATTTGTTACTGGCGTAAAGGGCCAGCTTGGATTTGATGTAGTAAATGAACTGAATAAACGGGGGCATGAGGCGGTCGGTGTGGACATCGATGAGATGGACATCACAGATAAGGACAGCGTAAACCGGGTCATTAAGGCAGCCGCTCCTGATGCGGTCATCCACTGTGCCGCCTATACGGCTGTGGATGCGGCGGAAGATAATGAGGAGTTGTGCCGGAATGTAAACGCAAAGGGAACGGAGTACATTGCCGGGGTGTGCCGGGAACTGGATATTAAGATGATGTACATCAGCACGGATTATGTGTTTAACGGCCAGGGTACCCGTCCCTGGGAGCCTGATGACGAGAGGGCGCCGTTAAATGTCTACGGACAGACGAAATATGAAGGAGAACTGGCAGTAGAAGAAAACCTCGCTAAATATTTTATCGTAAGGATTGCCTGGGTATTTGGAGTGAATGGAAAGAATTTTATTAAGACCATGCTGAACCTGGGAAAGACTCATGATAAATTAACGGTGGTAGCTGACCAGACAGGTTCTCCTACCTATACTTATGATCTGGCCCGCCTTTTGGCAGACATGATAGAAACGGAGAAATACGGCCGTTATCATGCTACTAACGAAGGAGAGTGCACCTGGTATGAGTTTGCCTGTGAAATCTTTAGACAGGCAGGTATGGATGTAAAAGTGGAGCCTGTCGGCTCGGATCAGTATCCGGCAAAGGCAAAACGGCCGGCCAACAGCCGTATGAATAAGGATAAGCTGGAAGAAAACGGCTTTCTGCCCCTGCCTTCCTGGCAGGATGCCCTAAAACGGTATCTGGAGGTTGTTTTTCCCGGTTAA
- a CDS encoding helix-turn-helix transcriptional regulator has translation MEIKINDYWEPDHFRALSEDNYNVSRSCEYEKNGMHHIHTASELLFVEEGSAEYYVVGKKYLLEKGDIMVIGGQEHHQRRLLGLPFLRYGLSVRPSYYESLNLGEDLKKVFFTPSQQAFQEHYKHVDEQIFNRVTGLIKELYEEQEIHQPFRSMIERSIITEITVLLFRAFGLERTESERSEMNLRMIAIKEYIDRHYQENLDLKILSELFYLHPATISREFNKYFGKTLIKYINIVRVCEAAKLLENTNESVTAVAAKCGYDSVNTFLRQFKAVMETSPLQYRKAIHELFKRNKEEIKRL, from the coding sequence ATGGAAATCAAGATCAATGACTACTGGGAACCGGATCATTTCCGGGCCTTAAGTGAAGATAATTATAATGTCTCCAGATCCTGTGAATACGAAAAGAATGGGATGCACCATATTCATACAGCTAGTGAGCTTTTGTTTGTGGAAGAGGGATCTGCGGAATATTACGTAGTCGGAAAGAAATATCTTCTGGAAAAGGGTGACATCATGGTCATCGGAGGACAGGAGCATCATCAGAGAAGGCTTTTGGGCCTTCCCTTCCTGCGGTATGGACTTTCGGTCCGTCCCTCCTATTATGAAAGCTTAAACCTTGGGGAAGACTTAAAAAAGGTGTTTTTTACTCCTAGCCAACAGGCGTTCCAGGAGCATTATAAGCATGTGGATGAACAGATATTCAACCGTGTGACCGGCCTTATAAAGGAATTGTATGAGGAACAGGAGATCCATCAGCCGTTCCGGTCCATGATAGAGAGGTCGATCATCACAGAAATTACTGTATTGCTGTTTCGGGCATTTGGATTGGAGCGGACGGAAAGCGAACGATCCGAAATGAATCTGAGAATGATTGCAATTAAGGAATATATCGACAGGCATTATCAGGAGAATCTGGACTTAAAGATTTTAAGTGAACTTTTTTATCTCCATCCGGCTACCATCAGCAGGGAGTTTAATAAGTATTTTGGAAAGACGCTGATAAAATATATCAACATTGTCAGGGTATGTGAGGCTGCAAAGCTGCTTGAAAACACCAATGAGAGCGTTACTGCCGTTGCTGCAAAATGTGGATATGACAGTGTGAATACATTTTTGAGGCAGTTTAAAGCGGTTATGGAAACATCTCCCCTGCAGTACAGGAAAGCGATCCATGAGTTGTTTAAAAGGAATAAAGAAGAGATTAAAAGGCTGTAA